CTCACCAAACTGATGACCAGCGAAATGCTGGTAAAAATGCTCGATCAGGGCGTGGTGAAGCTTGACGATCCGCTGAGTCGCTACGCGCCCCCCGGCGCGCGCGTGCCGACGTATCAGGGCGAACCTATTCGACTGGTGAACCTCGCCACGCATACCAGCGCCCTGCCCCGTGAACAGCCCGGCGGCGCGGCGAAGCGCCCGGTGTTTGTCTGGCCGACCCGCGAGCAGCGCTGGCAATGGCTCTCCACCGCGACGTTAAAAGCAGCGCCTGGCGCCACGGCGTCCTATTCCAACCTCGCGTTCGATCTGCTGGCCGATGCGCTGGCTAACGCCGCGGGCAAGCCTTATACCCAGCTTTTTGAAGAGCAGATCACCCGCCCGCTCGGCATGAAAGACACCACCTTTACGCCGTCACCGGATCAGTGCAAACGCCTGATGGTGGCGGAGAAAGGTGCCAGCCCGTGCAATAACACGCTGGCGGCTATCGGCAGCGGCGGCGTTTACTCCACGCCGGACGACATGATGCGCTGGATGCAGCAGTTCCTGGCCTCCGATTTCCATCGCCGCAGCCCGCAGGCAGACCGCATGCAGACGCTGATTTACCAGCGCACGCAGTTGACCCGCGTCGTCGGGATGGACGTGCCGGGTAAAGCGGACGCGCTGGGGCTGGGTTGGGTGTACATGGCGCCGAAAGACGGGCGTCCAGGCATCATTCAGAAAACCGGCGGTGGCGGCGGCTTTATCACTTATATGGCGATGATCCCGCAGAGCAATATTGGCGCTTTCGTCGTGGTAACCCGCTCGCCGCTGACGCGCTTTACCGCGATGAGCGACGGCGTCAACGATCTGGTGACGGAACTGAGCGGCAACAAACCGCGCCAGACGACCGCCCTGTAAAGCAAAACGGCGCCCTGGTGGCGCCGTTGTTTTTCAGTAGTTGAGCGGCAGCTTGTTAACCGCCACCAGCTTTCCCTTCTGCATTTCGATGTATTTGCCCTTTCGCAGCTCCGCGAGTACCTCCGCGATGACCGAACGGGAAATGTGGGTGTGGTTCTGAATATGGTGAATCACGCCGACCTGCGCGCGCACTTCCGGGCTCCAGGCCGCCATCGTTAACAGCGTGGCGCGGATCTGCGAATACGTTGTCGTGCCGATAAAATGCGCGTCGCGCCATTCAAACCAGCGCATCAGCCAGGTCTGCCAGTGACAGAACGATTTCCACAATTGACGATGTTCGATGATTTCAATCGCGCGCCGCACCGGCATTCGAAAGCCGCGACAGGGGGTTTCCGTCACCAGGGTATAACGCAGCGGTTCTGGGATCACCGCATCAGAAAAGCTTAAATACAGCGGAGAATTCATTAAATCGACGTGAATATGGTTCTGTTCACGCCAGACATTGAGGCTTCCTTCCTTAAAAAACCAGCACTGTTGCTCGCCCTGCTCGTTGATAAACGAGAGTTCGCAATGGGCGTCAATGTCAAAAGGCGTTCCTGCCGGTCCGAGATGACGCTGAAGGGAGTCAAGATGATGTAGGGGTTTTACCAGCTCTAACACGCGAGATATCCATTTCAGGTGTGTTGGGGGAACTGCCTGCCCACAAGGGACAGGCAGCTTTTGACGCTAACTGACGAGATTACCAGGTATATTTGACGCCGACATTCGCGGCCCAGTCCTGATCCACGTCGCCGCCGCCAAGGTAGTTCGCGTCGGCATAGGCGCTGAAGTTTTTGGTGAAACTGAACTTACCGCCAAGCCCTGCGCGTACCGCGGAGCCTTCCACGCCGTTATCGATATTGTCGCCGTTTACGTCGGCGTCGTTACCGCTGGCGTCATCATAGACATAGGCCAGTTTCGCATATGGCGTGAAGGCCTGATCGTTGCCGTAGTTGAACGTGTAACCCAGATCCGCGCCCAGTTCATAACGCAGGCTGTCGTAAGACTGGCTGTTGACGCGCATATCGTTGCTCAGCTGATAGCCGTCGCCATCCTGGAACAGGCCGGAAACGCTGGCATACGGGGTCAGATAACCCTGCGTGTTGAACTGCCAGTCATAGCCCAGTTTCAGGCCAAAGCCCCATGCGTCGGAAGACGCGTCACCGGAGACCGCCTGGCCGTTGCTCATTACCGCGCTCAGATCGTTGCTGTAATGGCTGTAGCTCAGGCTGGTATCCACAAAGACGTTATTGGCGAACTGCGCAG
The genomic region above belongs to Cronobacter malonaticus LMG 23826 and contains:
- the ampH gene encoding D-alanyl-D-alanine-carboxypeptidase/endopeptidase AmpH produces the protein MKRCLLSCALLISAAFSAAQAAQTSPDPVFASDIVDRYANHIFYGSGATGMAIVVIDGNQRVFRSFGETRPGNNVRPQLDSVIRIASLTKLMTSEMLVKMLDQGVVKLDDPLSRYAPPGARVPTYQGEPIRLVNLATHTSALPREQPGGAAKRPVFVWPTREQRWQWLSTATLKAAPGATASYSNLAFDLLADALANAAGKPYTQLFEEQITRPLGMKDTTFTPSPDQCKRLMVAEKGASPCNNTLAAIGSGGVYSTPDDMMRWMQQFLASDFHRRSPQADRMQTLIYQRTQLTRVVGMDVPGKADALGLGWVYMAPKDGRPGIIQKTGGGGGFITYMAMIPQSNIGAFVVVTRSPLTRFTAMSDGVNDLVTELSGNKPRQTTAL
- a CDS encoding helix-turn-helix domain-containing protein, translating into MLELVKPLHHLDSLQRHLGPAGTPFDIDAHCELSFINEQGEQQCWFFKEGSLNVWREQNHIHVDLMNSPLYLSFSDAVIPEPLRYTLVTETPCRGFRMPVRRAIEIIEHRQLWKSFCHWQTWLMRWFEWRDAHFIGTTTYSQIRATLLTMAAWSPEVRAQVGVIHHIQNHTHISRSVIAEVLAELRKGKYIEMQKGKLVAVNKLPLNY